In the genome of Aspergillus luchuensis IFO 4308 DNA, chromosome 2, nearly complete sequence, one region contains:
- the mrpl4 gene encoding mitochondrial 54S ribosomal protein uL29m (BUSCO:EOG09264BWL;~COG:J;~EggNog:ENOG410PJ4W;~InterPro:IPR010729,IPR038340;~PFAM:PF06984;~go_component: GO:0005761 - mitochondrial ribosome [Evidence IEA];~go_function: GO:0003735 - structural constituent of ribosome [Evidence IEA];~go_process: GO:0006412 - translation [Evidence IEA]), protein MHRQSVLRLARQSGAFPLAELPPPYLAPSLHFSMNRSTVQCSNFSSTAAVAAGRGDLNKVRAVSAIHRTGPKYRLGVSKYPLPKPVSPDALPKRNATPDHGLWGFFPTDRTALSTPTYDIECGRSWSIQELREKSWDDLHSLWWVCVKERNRIATSDMERKRLKAGYGEWESTERDRVIRVTQNGIKHVLRERWYAWEEAQRLYRKGYRPQEDSQE, encoded by the exons ATGCATCGTCAGTCTGTTTTACGACTGGCTCGCCAGTCCGGGGCTTTCCCGCTGGCCGAATTGCCCCCTCCTTACCTCGCCCCGTCTCTCCATTTCTCCATGAACCGGTCGACCGTTCAGTGCTCGAACTTTTCTTCCACCGCCGCTGTCGCCGCTGGCCGTGGTGATCTCAACAAAGTCCGCGCCGTGTCCGCTATTCACCGCACTGGCCCCAAGTACCGATTGGGCGTGTCCAAATACCCATTGCCTAAGCCAGTTTCCCCAGACGCTCTCCCGAAGCGCAATGCCACACCAGACCATGGACTCTGGGGTTTCTTCCCCACGGACCGGACCGCTTTGAGCACGCCGACATACGACATTGAATGCG GCCGCTCGTGGTCGATTCAGGAACTCCGTGAGAAGTCATGGGACGATCTCCATTCCCTGTGGTGGGTCTGCGTCAAGGAGCGCAATCGCATAGCTACGAGCGAtatggaaaggaagagactGAAGGCTGGTTATGGAGAGTGGGAATCCACTGAGCGGGATCGTGTG ATCCGCGTCACGCAAAACGGCATCAAGCACGTACTTCGGGAAAGATGGTACGCCTGGGAGGAGGCCCAGCGTCTCTACAGAAAGGGCTACCGGCCCCAGGAGGATAGCCAGGAGTAA
- a CDS encoding PaaI family thioesterase (COG:S;~EggNog:ENOG410PQMP;~InterPro:IPR039298,IPR029069,IPR006683;~PFAM:PF03061;~go_function: GO:0047617 - acyl-CoA hydrolase activity [Evidence IEA]), whose protein sequence is MAPTTPLRTSKMPAPSVRPLSQLTPFEQTVHSYSTGPPTLDKNDEAWDFFPHECNLRFESATEGPPARVSYLLKVIPKQCNYLQNLHGGCAATMVDVLSSTLLMALSKPGLYSYGGVSRNLKTTYIRPVPVGMEIRLVCELVHMGKRMALLRAEIQKLDGSVCVVAEHDKANTDPADTKI, encoded by the exons ATGGCTCCGACAACTCCCCTCCGAACATCCAAGATGCCAGCACCGAGTGTTCGTCCGCTATCCCAACTGACCCCGTTTGAGCAGACCGTGCACAGCTACTCTACGGGGCCTCCTACATTGGATAAGAACGACGAG GCCTGGGACTTCTTCCCGCACGAATGCAACCTTCGGTTCGAGTCCGCCACGGAGGGTCCCCCGGCTCGCGTCTCGTATCTCCTGAAAGTCATCCCAAAGCAATGCAATTACCTCCAGAACCTGCATGGCGGCTGTGCGGCCACCATGGTTGATGTCCTTTCTTCGACGTTACTCATGGCACTATCCAAACCGGGCTTGTACTCTTATGGTGGTGTGAGTCGGAACTTAAAGACTACGTATATCCGGCCAGTGccggtggggatggagatccGGCTGGTGTGTGAGCTGGTGCATATGGGGAAGCGCATGGCGCTGCTACGGGCCGAGATTCAGAAGTTGGATGGGAGTGTTTGTGTCGTGGCTGAACATGATAAGGCGAATACGGATCCTGCGGACACCAAGATTTGA
- a CDS encoding uncharacterized protein (COG:D,K;~EggNog:ENOG410PJGM;~InterPro:IPR007282,IPR040168,IPR038635;~PFAM:PF04153;~go_component: GO:0030015 - CCR4-NOT core complex [Evidence IEA];~go_process: GO:0006355 - regulation of transcription, DNA-templated [Evidence IEA]), which produces MNRPGPGPQPLRGMSGFPAQQQAQARNAALASARLPNGKLGSGANWNFNLPVSGTPGIQGNQQRNIGTMGTFAQSLSGSQPATPLDLSDFPSLSGAPPQSQTQNPSHLVWANASQRAMQQTPVQRPQHATSQAPSRAPQTQTHHPQQQSQPSHDDVFPSGAQFANRLDDFRNGGQGISGQLGAGGQPQTGNIEEFPPLGRLGNYNGGLPFTGVSQAQSAQARNMVAASVNGQERIMSPATAGSGGIETSRSPVNQGSSRVPGQEKEELNNSVISNQSAYTEQHIMRPPGFPATGKEASGAAQSSDQLPLAEMNELDKFGLAGLLRMIHSDNADVSSLAVGQDLMTLGLDLNQPEPLHTSFASPFVASMPGVPLEQDFALPACYNVANVQPLQTRIPSFSDETLFYIFYSQPRDLLQEVVAEELMGRKWRYHKIERCWLTRDETYPGPVDVDRGVSERGVYLLWDPASWKKVRREFILRYEDLDNRMDPNRSLARVGFPHSS; this is translated from the exons ATGAATAGGCCAG GACCCGGCCCCCAGCCCTTGCGAGGCATGTCCGGCTTCCCCGCCCAACAACAAGCACAAGCTCGAAATGCGGCATTAGCATCGGCGCGCCTGCCAAACGGTAAACTTG GTAGCGGAGCGAATTGGAACTTCAACCTACCCGTCAGCGGAACGCCGGGGATACAAGGCAACCAGCAGCGCAATATTGGAACGATGGGAACGTTTGCACAGAGCTTAAGCGGTTCTCAACCTGCTACTCCTCTTGACTTATC AGACTTCCCTTCGTTATCTGGAGCGCCTCCGCAATCGCAAACGCAAAATCCGAGCCATCTAGTATGGGCAAACGCCAGCCAACGTGCGATGCAGCAGACCCCTGTGCAAAGGCCGCAGCATGCTACCTCCCAAGCACCCTCACGAGCTCCGCAGACACAGACCCACCACCCGCAACAGCAATCGCAACCCTCGCATGACGACGTATTTCCCTCGGGCGCTCAGTTCGCAAACCGTTTGGACGATTTCCGGAATGGTGGACAGGGTATCAGTGGTCAGTTAGGTGCCGGGGGGCAACCTCAAACCGGCAACATTGAAGAATTCCCCCCGCTCGGAC GGCTTGGCAACTACAACGGTGGCCTTCCGTTTACGGGCGTGAGCCAGGCTCAGTCTGCCCAGGCTCGCAACATGGTCGCTGCGTCGGTAAACGGACAGGAGCGGATAATGTCGCCTGCCACTGCAGGATCAGGGG GTATCGAAACGTCCCGATCGCCGGTGAATCAGGGGTCAAGCAGGGTCCCGGGGCAAGAAAAGGAG GAGTTAAACAACAGTGTAATATCGAACCAGAGTGCTTACACCGAGCAACACATTATGCGGCCGCCTGGGTTTCCCGCTACTGGGAAGGAAGCTTCGGGGGCTGCGCAAAGTTCTGATCAACTACCACTGGCCGAAATGAACGAGCTCGACAAGTTTGGGCTGGCAGGCCTGCTGCGCATGATTCACAGCGATAACGCTGATGTCTCCAGTCTCGCCGTAGGACAGGATCTCATGACATTAGGCCTGGACTTGAATCAACCAGA ACCCTTACATACGTCATTCGCCTCGCCGTTCGTTGCCTCCATGCCAGGAGTTCCTTTGGAGCAAGATTTCGCTCTCCCAGCGTGCTACAACGTCGCCAACGTCCAACCTCTCCAGACACGTATCCCGAGTTTCAGCGACGAGACCTTGTTCTACATATTCTACAGTCAGCCTAGAGATCTACTGCAGGAAGTCGTTGCGGAAGAGCTCATGGGTCGGAAATGGAGATACCACAAGATCGAACGGTGCTGGCTTACGCGCGACGAGACGTACCCCGGTCCTGTTGACGTCGATCGCGGCGTGAGTGAAAGGGGAGTCTACCTATTGTGGGATCCCGCCAGTTGGAAGAAGGTTCGG CGCGAGTTTATTCTTCGCTACGAGGATTTGGATAACCGGATGGATCCGAACCGGAGTCTTGCACGGGTCGGATTTCCGCATAGTTCATGA
- the GDI1 gene encoding secretory pathway gdp dissociation inhibitor (BUSCO:EOG09262739;~COG:O;~EggNog:ENOG410PHJ6;~InterPro:IPR018203,IPR036188,IPR000806;~PFAM:PF00996;~go_function: GO:0005092 - GDP-dissociation inhibitor activity [Evidence IEA];~go_function: GO:0005093 - Rab GDP-dissociation inhibitor activity [Evidence IEA];~go_process: GO:0007264 - small GTPase mediated signal transduction [Evidence IEA];~go_process: GO:0015031 - protein transport [Evidence IEA]), translated as MEEIAPEYDVVVLGTGLTECVLSGVLSVKGNKVLHIDRNDHYGGEAASVNIETLFKKYGNVQPGDEPWKKYGRVNDWNIDLVPKLLMANGELTNILVSTDVTRYLEFKQIAGSYVQQGKGPKATVAKVPSDAGEALRSSLMGMFEKRRAKKFLEWVGEFKEDDPSTHQGLNIHNCTMKEVYDKFGLEANTCDFVGHSMALYSSDEYIHKPGMAVETINRIRLYVNSMARYGKSPYIYPLYGLGELPQGFARLSAIYGGTYMLNTSVDDVLYDESGKVSGIKATMKDRDNEAESMTFSTKTKKILADPSYFPGKARVTGYLLKAICILNHPIDKTDSSDSLQLIIPQSQVGRKHDIYIAMVSSAHNVCPKGYYIAIVSTIAETDANHHLELEPGFERLGKIEEKFMGAPIPLYEPIESGEKDNIFISKSYDPSSHFETTTDDVRDIYRRATGEELVVEGLREGQKLAEE; from the exons ATGGAGGAGATTGCCCCCGAGTATGATGTTGTGGTGCTCGGCACTG GGTTGACCGAGTGTGTCCTCTCGGG TGTTCTCAGTGTCAAGGGAAACAAGGTGCTTCACATCGATCGCAATGATCACTATGGAGG TGAGGCTGCCTCGGTGAACATTGAAACT CTGTTCAAGAAGTACGGCAACGTCCAGCCCGGCGACGAGCCCTGGAAGAAGTATGGTCGCGTCAACGACTGGAACATCGACTTGGTCCCCAAGTTGCTCATGGCCAACGGAGAGTTGACCAACATTCTGGTTTCCACCGATGTTACGAGATACCTCGAGTTCAAGCAGATTGCTGGCAGCTACGTCCAGCAAGGCAAGGGTCCCAAGGCCACCGTTGCCAAGGTGCCCTCTGATGCTGGTGAAGCTCTGCGCTCATCTCTCATGGGCATGTTTGAGAAGCGGAGAGCTAAGAAGTTCCTGGAATGGGTTGGTGAATTCAAGGAGGATgacccctccacccaccaGG GTCTGAACATCCACAACTGCACAATGAAGGAAGTGTACGACAAGTTCGGACTGGAGGCCAACACCTGTGACTTTGTTGGTCACTCCATGGCCCTGTACTCATCCGATGAGTACATCCACAAGCCGGGTATGGCTGTCGAGACCATCAACCGCATCCGTCTGTACGTGAACTCGATGGCACGCTACGGAAAGTCCCCCTACATCTACCCTCTCTACGGTCTGGGCGAGCTTCCCCAGGGTTTCGCTCGTCTGTCCGCTATCTACGGAGGTACCTACATGCTCAACACCTCTGTTGACGACGTTCTCTACGACGAGAGCGGCAAGGTTTCCGGCATCAAGGCTACCATGAAGGACCGTGACAACGAGGCCGAGTCCATGACTTTctccaccaagaccaagaagatTCTCGCAGACCCCTCATACTTCCCCGGAAAGGCCAGAGTCACCGGCTACCTGCTGAAGGCCATTTGCATCCTGAACCACCCCATCGACAAGACCGACAGCAGCGACTCGCTGCAGCTGATCATCCCCCAGTCGCAGGTCGGCAGAAAGCACG ATATCTACATCGCCATGGTGTCGTCGGCTCACAACGTCTGCCCCAAGGGCTACTACATTGCCATCGTCTCCACCATTGCCGAGACGGAtgccaaccaccacctggagctggagcctgGGTTCGAGCGCCTGGGTAAGATTGAGGAGAAGTTCATGGGTGCTCCTATTCCTCTGTATGAGCCTATCGAGAGCGGTGAGAAGgacaacatcttcatctccaagaGCTACGACCCTTCGTCCCACTTTGAGACCACAACCG ACGATGTGCGGGACATCTACCGTCGCGCGACGGGCGAGGAgttggttgttgagggtCTCCGGGAGGGCCAGAAGCTTGCGGAGGAGTAA